Proteins encoded by one window of Kribbella flavida DSM 17836:
- a CDS encoding family 43 glycosylhydrolase — protein MPRRILAAALAVAAVAAGTTAAVAAPPLAVTTQNDISKPFADTYADPAIIQGRDGYWYAYATSDPLVANGPFGLMHMARTKDFGSWEYLGTVFSDATKPAWAAPGSFFWAPDIRYFGGRYVMYFTVTDTAANPGGDPAIGVATAPTPAGPWTATGGPVVTPKPDGNGGYFGTIDPAMLTAADGKRYLYYGGFYGGLWVTELTPDGLQAVGTPTQVAIGDRYEGSYAVYRDGWYYLTASSSNCCAGPTTGYSVFAGRSKSPRGPFLDADGASMNESRVGGTTVLTQNGNKWIGPGHHAFFTDAAGQDHILYHAIDRAKPWLTDPFGINRRPMLVDRLDWIDGWPRTRAGAGPSETPQPAPVTGSAAGITPADPASGLWNATRRPGDALGGPTAQIRGVAATRQSAPAGSVRVSADVRLGASFTTVLGYGAVVASIVGDKLVLVAGGRTTAVRLPAGFDRSRWNRLAVQVTGSTVTARISDAGLGDLYAEARLVVPKLKVKAAPVRWLGQAEVDNLTIRPVAEPVRRMVAVPQPGKLLAGDEFNGSGLGAGWSWLRPDAAATVANGKLSWPLQDTDLVGGGNNAGLLFHRTPAGDRWIAETKLHLDLGEGDIRNYQQAGMIVHRTDDDFARLGNVAIWRTRQTEYGRELVARPSDGATSYGGAAIGRSAPDLWMRLAFHRNAAGEHVYRAATSVGGKNWTWGAAWVLPAGETPRLGLYAHGDFTGADPAPVATFDYLRFYESK, from the coding sequence GTGCCTCGAAGAATTCTCGCCGCCGCGCTCGCCGTGGCCGCCGTCGCCGCCGGAACCACGGCGGCGGTGGCGGCCCCGCCGCTGGCGGTCACCACCCAGAACGACATCTCGAAACCGTTCGCCGACACCTACGCCGACCCGGCGATCATCCAGGGCCGCGACGGCTACTGGTACGCCTACGCCACCTCGGACCCGCTGGTCGCGAACGGTCCCTTCGGCCTGATGCACATGGCCCGTACCAAGGACTTCGGTTCCTGGGAGTACCTGGGCACCGTCTTCAGCGACGCGACCAAGCCCGCCTGGGCCGCGCCCGGCTCCTTCTTCTGGGCGCCGGACATCCGGTACTTCGGCGGCCGCTACGTCATGTACTTCACCGTCACCGACACCGCGGCCAATCCCGGCGGCGACCCGGCGATCGGGGTCGCGACCGCGCCGACCCCGGCCGGCCCGTGGACCGCGACCGGCGGCCCGGTGGTCACCCCGAAGCCGGACGGCAACGGCGGCTACTTCGGCACCATCGACCCGGCCATGCTCACCGCCGCCGACGGCAAGCGTTACCTGTACTACGGCGGGTTCTACGGCGGCCTCTGGGTCACCGAGCTCACCCCCGACGGGCTGCAGGCGGTCGGTACGCCGACCCAGGTCGCCATCGGTGACCGCTACGAGGGCTCGTACGCCGTGTACCGCGACGGCTGGTACTACCTGACCGCTTCGTCGTCGAACTGCTGCGCCGGTCCGACCACCGGGTACTCCGTGTTCGCCGGCCGGTCGAAGTCGCCGCGCGGCCCGTTCCTGGACGCCGACGGCGCGAGCATGAACGAGTCCCGGGTCGGCGGCACCACCGTGCTCACCCAGAACGGCAACAAGTGGATCGGCCCGGGCCACCACGCGTTCTTCACCGACGCGGCCGGCCAGGACCACATCCTGTACCACGCGATCGACCGGGCGAAGCCCTGGCTGACCGACCCGTTCGGCATCAACCGGCGGCCGATGCTGGTCGACCGGCTCGACTGGATCGACGGCTGGCCGCGGACCCGCGCCGGCGCCGGTCCGTCCGAGACCCCGCAGCCCGCGCCGGTCACCGGCTCGGCGGCGGGCATCACCCCGGCCGATCCCGCGTCCGGGCTGTGGAACGCGACCCGGCGTCCTGGTGACGCGCTGGGTGGACCGACCGCGCAGATCCGCGGCGTGGCGGCGACCCGGCAGTCCGCGCCGGCCGGCTCGGTCCGGGTCAGCGCCGACGTCCGGCTGGGTGCGTCGTTCACGACCGTGCTCGGTTACGGCGCGGTGGTCGCCTCGATCGTCGGGGACAAGCTGGTCCTGGTGGCCGGCGGCAGGACCACCGCGGTACGGCTTCCCGCCGGGTTCGACCGGTCCCGGTGGAACCGGCTGGCCGTGCAGGTCACCGGCAGCACCGTGACCGCGCGGATCAGCGACGCCGGACTCGGTGACCTCTACGCCGAGGCGCGACTCGTCGTACCGAAGCTGAAGGTCAAGGCGGCGCCGGTGCGCTGGCTCGGCCAGGCCGAGGTGGACAACCTGACGATCCGTCCGGTCGCCGAGCCGGTCCGCCGGATGGTGGCCGTGCCGCAGCCGGGCAAACTGCTGGCCGGCGACGAGTTCAACGGCTCCGGGCTCGGTGCGGGCTGGTCGTGGCTGCGACCGGACGCCGCCGCGACGGTTGCCAACGGCAAGTTGTCCTGGCCGTTGCAGGACACCGACCTGGTCGGTGGCGGCAACAACGCCGGACTGCTGTTCCACCGGACGCCGGCCGGCGACCGGTGGATCGCGGAGACCAAGCTGCACCTCGATCTCGGGGAGGGCGACATCCGCAACTACCAGCAGGCCGGGATGATCGTCCACCGCACCGACGACGACTTCGCCCGGCTGGGCAACGTCGCGATCTGGCGCACCCGGCAGACGGAGTACGGGCGGGAACTGGTGGCCCGGCCCTCCGACGGCGCGACCAGCTACGGCGGCGCGGCGATCGGCCGGTCGGCGCCCGACCTGTGGATGCGGCTCGCGTTCCACCGCAACGCCGCCGGCGAGCACGTCTACCGGGCCGCGACCAGTGTGGGCGGCAAGAACTGGACCTGGGGCGCGGCGTGGGTGCTGCCGGCCGGCGAGACGCCGCGGCTGGGGCTGTACGCCCACGGTGACTTCACCGGAGCGGATCCGGCGCCGGTGGCCACGTTCGACTACCTGCGGTTCTACGAGAGCAAGTGA
- a CDS encoding aminodeoxychorismate/anthranilate synthase component II: protein MPRILVVDNYDSFVYNLVQYLQQLQADTTVLRNDEVTPEQAAEYDGVLLSPGPGTPEEAGSCVDIVQQAAGRVPIFGVCLGLQAIGVAYGGVVGRADELLHGKTSQVLHEGAGVLAGLPSPFTATRYHSLAIAEHSVPADLQVTARTEAGVIMAARHRDLPVEGVQFHPESVLTEGGHRMLANWLAVCGDPGAVARSTGMAPVVS, encoded by the coding sequence ATGCCGCGCATCCTCGTCGTCGACAACTACGACTCCTTCGTCTACAACCTGGTGCAGTACCTGCAGCAGTTGCAGGCCGACACCACGGTGCTGCGCAACGACGAGGTGACCCCTGAGCAGGCCGCCGAGTACGACGGAGTGCTGCTGTCGCCCGGTCCGGGCACGCCCGAGGAGGCCGGCAGCTGCGTGGACATCGTTCAGCAGGCCGCCGGCCGGGTCCCGATCTTCGGGGTCTGCCTGGGGCTGCAGGCGATCGGCGTCGCGTACGGCGGAGTGGTCGGCCGCGCCGACGAGCTGCTGCACGGCAAGACCAGCCAGGTGCTGCACGAGGGCGCGGGCGTGCTGGCAGGACTGCCGTCGCCGTTCACCGCGACCCGGTACCACTCGCTCGCGATCGCCGAGCACAGCGTGCCGGCCGACCTGCAGGTGACGGCGCGGACCGAGGCCGGCGTGATCATGGCGGCGCGGCACCGGGACCTGCCGGTCGAAGGCGTCCAGTTCCACCCCGAGTCGGTGCTCACCGAGGGCGGTCACCGGATGCTGGCCAACTGGCTCGCTGTCTGCGGCGACCCGGGAGCGGTGGCGCGGTCCACCGGCATGGCGCCGGTTGTCAGCTGA
- a CDS encoding DUF881 domain-containing protein, with the protein MSRLRRFSLWRAAAPVALLCAGLLFATSATNARGTDLRPSRNTTLAGLVEEQSRRSATLTRQHAALSGDIEKLQTQQGAIEPKLAKQLKDLSVQVGTTPVTGPGLTVTLKDAPREVVKDNPDIDADWLVIHQQDIQAVVNALWAGGADAISIQNHRVISTTGIKCVGNSVVLHGVPYLPPYKITAIGDRRKLQQALDDSQYIENLQDYVVRFQLGYEVKNESNVAMPAYEGTLDLQSATVPGFETTPSVSPSASGR; encoded by the coding sequence GTGAGCAGGCTGCGGCGTTTCTCGCTCTGGCGCGCGGCCGCGCCGGTCGCGTTGCTCTGCGCCGGCCTGCTGTTCGCGACCAGCGCCACCAACGCCCGCGGTACCGATCTCCGTCCCAGTCGCAACACTACGCTGGCCGGCCTTGTCGAGGAACAGAGCCGCCGCAGCGCCACCCTGACCCGGCAGCACGCGGCGCTCAGCGGTGACATCGAGAAGCTGCAGACCCAGCAGGGCGCCATCGAGCCGAAGCTGGCCAAGCAGCTCAAGGACCTGTCCGTGCAGGTCGGCACCACGCCGGTCACCGGGCCCGGGCTGACCGTGACGCTGAAGGACGCGCCGCGCGAGGTGGTCAAGGACAACCCGGACATCGACGCCGACTGGCTGGTGATCCATCAGCAGGACATCCAGGCCGTGGTGAACGCGTTGTGGGCCGGTGGCGCCGACGCGATCTCGATCCAGAACCACCGGGTCATCTCCACCACTGGGATCAAGTGCGTCGGCAACTCCGTCGTCCTGCACGGCGTGCCCTACCTGCCGCCGTACAAGATCACCGCGATCGGCGACCGGCGCAAGCTGCAGCAGGCGCTGGACGACTCGCAGTACATCGAGAACCTGCAGGACTACGTGGTCAGGTTCCAGCTCGGCTACGAGGTGAAGAACGAGTCGAACGTGGCGATGCCGGCGTACGAGGGCACCCTGGACCTGCAGAGCGCGACCGTGCCGGGCTTCGAGACGACCCCGTCGGTCAGCCCTTCGGCTTCCGGTCGCTGA
- a CDS encoding daunorubicin resistance protein DrrA family ABC transporter ATP-binding protein, whose translation MTSAIEVRGLHKSYGDQRVLDGIDLTVTTGTIFSLLGPNGAGKTTVVKILSTLITADAGEIRIDGTDLHRSPDDVRAAISVTGQFSAVDGLLTGEENLRMMADLHHLDRSEGRRRAAELLDQFDLAAAAHKPAMTYSGGMKRRLDLAMTLVGEPRIIFLDEPTTGLDPRSRHSMWGIIRGLVAGGVTVFLTTQYLEEADQLADRIAVLDHGRLVAEGTTEELKRLVPGGHVRLRFTAPDELALAERVLPSGQADHSALVLQVPNDGRVQSLRELLARIDDASLEVDELTVHTPDLDDVFFAVTGHSTTDPATTSDEKATIR comes from the coding sequence ATGACATCAGCGATCGAGGTCCGTGGACTGCACAAGTCCTACGGCGACCAGCGGGTGCTCGACGGCATCGACCTGACCGTGACCACAGGCACCATCTTCTCGCTGCTCGGCCCCAACGGGGCCGGCAAGACCACCGTGGTGAAGATCCTGTCCACCCTGATCACCGCCGACGCCGGCGAGATCCGGATCGACGGCACCGACCTGCACCGCTCGCCGGACGACGTGCGCGCCGCGATCAGCGTCACCGGCCAGTTCTCCGCCGTCGACGGCCTGCTCACCGGCGAGGAGAACCTGCGCATGATGGCCGACCTGCACCACCTGGACCGGTCCGAGGGCCGGCGCCGGGCGGCCGAGCTGCTCGACCAGTTCGACCTGGCCGCGGCCGCGCACAAGCCCGCGATGACGTACTCCGGCGGCATGAAGCGCCGGCTCGACCTGGCGATGACGCTGGTCGGCGAGCCGCGCATCATCTTCCTGGACGAGCCGACCACCGGGCTCGACCCGCGCAGCCGGCACAGCATGTGGGGCATCATCCGAGGCTTGGTCGCCGGCGGGGTCACCGTCTTCCTGACCACGCAGTACCTCGAGGAGGCCGACCAGCTCGCCGACCGGATCGCGGTCCTGGACCACGGCCGGCTGGTCGCCGAGGGCACGACCGAGGAGCTGAAGCGGCTGGTCCCGGGCGGGCACGTCCGGCTCCGGTTCACCGCGCCCGACGAGCTCGCTCTGGCCGAACGGGTGCTGCCCAGCGGTCAGGCCGACCACAGCGCGCTGGTGCTCCAGGTCCCGAACGACGGCCGCGTGCAGTCCCTGCGCGAGCTGCTGGCCCGGATCGACGACGCCTCGCTGGAGGTGGACGAGCTGACCGTGCACACCCCCGACCTCGACGACGTCTTCTTCGCCGTCACCGGCCACAGCACCACCGACCCCGCGACCACCTCCGACGAGAAAGCGACGATCCGATGA
- a CDS encoding EXLDI protein, which produces MPNKTIYVSDDDLALYKRAQEIAGNLSSAISTALRRYVEMEEGRLEGYDEITVRVGRGTGRKQRFSGVLLAEGGRSSKDGYEAFKVYRSRTGKFVLHADRRHQYKQKQSDPAYENGWRSWVGNWSADQSWSLAQGEATLHVVETIEQLRELIPVELYALVEEAANQPAVEDLDI; this is translated from the coding sequence ATGCCGAACAAGACGATCTACGTGTCCGACGACGACCTGGCGCTGTACAAGCGGGCCCAGGAGATCGCCGGCAACCTGTCCTCCGCGATCTCGACCGCGCTCCGGCGCTACGTCGAGATGGAGGAAGGCCGGCTCGAGGGCTACGACGAGATCACCGTGCGGGTGGGCCGGGGCACCGGCCGCAAGCAGCGGTTCTCGGGTGTCCTGCTGGCCGAGGGCGGCCGGTCGAGCAAGGACGGCTACGAGGCGTTCAAGGTCTACCGCAGCCGGACCGGCAAGTTCGTGCTGCACGCCGACCGGCGCCATCAGTACAAGCAGAAGCAGAGCGACCCGGCGTACGAGAACGGCTGGCGGAGCTGGGTCGGCAACTGGAGCGCCGACCAGTCCTGGAGTCTCGCCCAGGGCGAAGCGACGCTGCACGTGGTGGAGACGATCGAGCAGCTGCGCGAGCTGATCCCCGTCGAGCTCTACGCCCTGGTGGAGGAGGCGGCGAACCAGCCCGCCGTCGAGGACCTCGACATCTGA
- a CDS encoding alpha/beta hydrolase, translating to MHTAEDRYDALTDEVAALYELGRQADALALMDATAAELGDQLTPWAAELAHLRACLLGSLGNAEAALEVLVRASDAGGWWEESILTEDDDLAGLRTLPGFDALVANSRARRTPGITPPLIRLPPDGRTVVRVVVALHGAGQTARHAARDWASVLDLGCALVCVESSQLMSPRYRTWPDPAAAADDIARALAELPAELDGLPLVAAGFSAGGRVAISWALTATPQPVAGVIALAPALRELPTEAATSLAPASVLIGTDDDLLEVVLEAADQLEGFGLRITTLPGQGHQVPSDFADLLAQTLGT from the coding sequence GTGCACACTGCCGAAGATCGCTACGACGCCCTCACCGACGAGGTCGCCGCCCTCTACGAGCTCGGGCGCCAGGCGGACGCCCTCGCTCTGATGGACGCCACCGCCGCCGAGCTGGGCGACCAGCTGACACCGTGGGCAGCGGAGTTGGCCCATCTCCGAGCCTGTCTGCTCGGCTCACTGGGTAACGCGGAAGCCGCCCTCGAGGTGCTGGTGCGGGCGAGTGACGCGGGCGGCTGGTGGGAGGAATCGATTCTCACCGAGGACGACGACTTGGCCGGCCTGCGGACGCTGCCCGGTTTCGATGCCCTGGTGGCGAACAGCCGGGCCCGGCGTACGCCGGGGATCACGCCGCCGCTGATCCGGCTTCCCCCGGACGGGCGGACCGTCGTACGGGTGGTGGTGGCGTTGCACGGTGCCGGCCAGACGGCGCGGCATGCGGCGCGGGACTGGGCGAGCGTGCTGGACCTCGGGTGCGCGTTGGTCTGCGTCGAGTCTTCTCAGCTGATGTCACCGAGGTACCGGACCTGGCCGGATCCCGCCGCGGCCGCGGACGACATCGCCCGGGCGCTGGCCGAGCTGCCGGCCGAGCTCGACGGGCTGCCGCTGGTCGCGGCCGGATTCTCCGCAGGCGGTCGGGTGGCGATCTCCTGGGCGCTCACAGCCACACCGCAGCCGGTCGCCGGCGTCATCGCGCTGGCTCCAGCGCTCCGCGAGCTGCCGACCGAGGCGGCCACTTCACTGGCCCCGGCGAGCGTTCTCATCGGTACGGACGACGACCTTCTGGAGGTCGTGCTCGAGGCGGCCGATCAGCTGGAGGGCTTCGGTCTGCGGATCACCACGTTGCCCGGGCAAGGCCACCAGGTGCCCAGTGACTTCGCCGACCTGCTGGCGCAGACGCTGGGGACGTAG
- a CDS encoding pyridoxamine 5'-phosphate oxidase family protein has translation MTTTSLSPTERTRLRRSKERAATDRRVLHEVLREGMFCHLGVVVDGAPLVLPTAYGVDLDSGPDGTLYLHGSVAARSVVAAPDQTICVTVTHVDGLVLARSAFHHSVNYRSAVVFGTPRPVTDPDEKLHGLTVIVDHLVPGRSSGSRGPNRKELAKTSVLALDLTEASVKTRAGGANDEPEDLDLPYWTGVLPLRMVAGEPITNDDCDLLVPAHIRTRANQLGAPSCTDG, from the coding sequence ATGACTACGACATCACTGTCGCCGACGGAGCGGACGCGGCTGCGGCGGTCGAAGGAGCGAGCGGCCACCGATCGGCGGGTCCTGCACGAGGTACTGCGGGAGGGCATGTTCTGCCACCTCGGTGTGGTGGTGGACGGGGCCCCGCTGGTGCTGCCGACGGCGTACGGGGTGGACCTGGACAGCGGGCCGGACGGGACGCTGTACCTGCACGGATCGGTGGCGGCGCGCAGCGTGGTGGCAGCACCGGACCAGACGATCTGCGTGACGGTGACGCACGTGGACGGGCTGGTGCTGGCCCGGTCGGCGTTCCACCACTCGGTGAACTACCGGTCGGCGGTGGTCTTCGGCACACCGCGGCCGGTGACCGACCCGGACGAGAAGCTGCACGGGTTGACCGTGATCGTCGACCATCTGGTTCCCGGCCGGTCGAGCGGCTCCCGCGGTCCGAACCGGAAGGAGCTGGCCAAGACCTCCGTGCTGGCCCTGGACCTGACCGAGGCGTCGGTGAAGACGCGTGCCGGCGGTGCGAACGACGAGCCGGAGGACCTGGACCTGCCGTACTGGACCGGCGTACTGCCGCTCCGGATGGTCGCCGGTGAGCCGATCACCAACGACGACTGCGATCTGCTGGTCCCGGCCCACATCCGTACCCGGGCGAACCAGCTGGGGGCGCCCTCGTGCACTGATGGGTGA
- a CDS encoding ABC transporter permease, with the protein MSATLHPLADTSTMLRRNLRHALRYPSMTLGTLGMPVIMLLLFGFVFGKTFEAGLGGGGFDYLDFLVPGILLVTVGSGTVPIAVAVCTDMTEGIVARFRTMAIFRSAVLTGHVIGSVLQTLLGLALVIGVSVALGFRPSANVVEWLLAIALLTATTVALVWLAVALGLTAKTPEGASNVVLPISFVLPFLSSTFVPIESMPAGIRWFAEYQPFTPIIETLRGLLLGTPIENGNGWLAAAWCVAITTVGYFWAQSNYNKGTLA; encoded by the coding sequence ATGAGCGCGACCCTGCACCCGCTGGCCGACACCTCCACCATGCTGCGCCGCAACCTGCGGCACGCCCTGCGCTACCCGTCGATGACGCTCGGCACCCTCGGGATGCCGGTGATCATGCTGCTGCTGTTCGGCTTCGTCTTCGGCAAGACGTTCGAGGCCGGCCTGGGCGGCGGCGGGTTCGACTACCTGGACTTCCTGGTGCCCGGCATCCTGCTGGTCACCGTCGGCTCGGGCACGGTCCCGATCGCGGTGGCGGTCTGCACCGACATGACCGAGGGCATCGTGGCCCGGTTCCGGACGATGGCGATCTTCCGGTCCGCGGTGCTGACCGGGCACGTCATCGGCAGCGTGCTGCAGACGCTGCTGGGCCTCGCGCTGGTGATCGGCGTCTCGGTCGCACTGGGCTTCCGGCCGTCCGCCAACGTCGTCGAGTGGCTGCTCGCGATCGCCCTGCTCACCGCTACGACGGTCGCGCTGGTCTGGCTCGCCGTCGCTCTCGGCCTGACGGCGAAGACTCCCGAGGGCGCCAGCAACGTGGTGCTGCCGATCAGCTTCGTCCTGCCGTTCCTGAGCAGCACCTTCGTGCCGATCGAGTCGATGCCGGCCGGCATCCGCTGGTTCGCCGAGTACCAGCCGTTCACGCCGATCATCGAGACGCTGCGCGGCCTGCTGCTCGGCACGCCGATCGAGAACGGCAACGGCTGGCTCGCCGCCGCCTGGTGCGTCGCGATCACGACCGTCGGCTACTTCTGGGCGCAGAGCAACTACAACAAAGGCACGCTGGCCTGA
- a CDS encoding glycoside hydrolase family 43 protein — MLRGLGVSLLLLAVAGCGGGDPSPSPEGASVGFTNPVYDNNFADPHVIAAGETFYAFATNGPLGNIQTLKSADLVDWEQVGDALPTLPSWTSAGKVWAPEVAVHGPDRYVMYYTTSHDASSRQCIGVAVAERPEGPYVDKSSNPLICQEKEGGSIDASPFQDSTGQRWLYWKNDGNAVGQDTWIYVSKLSADGLQLVGETTRMFKQDLPWEGHLVEAPYLVERNGKFHMFYSANAYDKAEYAVGHALCTTPAGPCKKSGDPILTTSEAAAGPGHNMVLEKDGRYWFVYHAWDPELVGVDPPGRTMWLSELTFDGDTPKVQPPLRENPVKP; from the coding sequence ATGCTGCGCGGGCTGGGGGTGTCGTTGCTGCTGCTGGCCGTGGCCGGTTGTGGCGGCGGTGACCCCAGCCCGTCGCCGGAAGGAGCCAGTGTGGGATTCACGAACCCGGTCTACGACAACAATTTCGCCGACCCGCACGTGATCGCGGCCGGCGAGACCTTCTACGCCTTCGCCACCAACGGGCCGCTGGGCAACATCCAGACGCTGAAGTCGGCCGACCTGGTCGACTGGGAGCAGGTCGGTGATGCGCTGCCGACGCTGCCGTCCTGGACGTCGGCCGGCAAGGTGTGGGCGCCGGAGGTGGCGGTGCACGGGCCGGACCGGTACGTCATGTACTACACGACCTCGCACGATGCGTCGTCCCGGCAGTGCATCGGCGTCGCCGTCGCCGAGCGGCCGGAAGGTCCCTATGTCGACAAATCGAGTAATCCCCTGATCTGTCAGGAGAAGGAGGGCGGGTCGATCGACGCCAGCCCGTTCCAGGACTCCACCGGGCAGCGCTGGCTGTACTGGAAGAACGACGGCAACGCGGTCGGCCAGGACACTTGGATCTACGTCTCCAAGCTGTCGGCCGACGGACTCCAGCTGGTCGGCGAGACGACCAGGATGTTCAAGCAGGACCTGCCCTGGGAGGGCCACCTCGTCGAGGCGCCGTACCTGGTCGAGCGGAACGGCAAGTTCCACATGTTCTACTCCGCCAACGCCTACGACAAGGCCGAGTACGCCGTCGGCCACGCGCTCTGCACGACACCCGCCGGGCCGTGCAAGAAGTCGGGCGACCCGATCCTCACCACGTCCGAGGCCGCCGCCGGGCCGGGACACAACATGGTGCTGGAGAAGGACGGCCGGTACTGGTTCGTCTACCACGCCTGGGACCCCGAGCTGGTCGGCGTCGACCCACCCGGCCGGACCATGTGGCTGTCGGAACTGACCTTCGACGGTGACACCCCCAAGGTCCAGCCGCCCCTGCGGGAAAACCCCGTCAAGCCATAG
- a CDS encoding cell division protein CrgA: protein MPESSSREQKKKPAAEKPQKTPKKPRTTSRPWVAPLMLGCWLLGLIWLVVFYVAGQDIPFMNDLGNWNLLIGMGLIAVGFVVSTQWI, encoded by the coding sequence GTGCCCGAGTCGAGCAGTCGCGAACAGAAGAAGAAGCCGGCCGCGGAGAAGCCGCAGAAGACTCCGAAGAAGCCCCGCACCACCAGCCGTCCGTGGGTGGCGCCGCTGATGCTGGGCTGCTGGCTGCTCGGGCTGATCTGGCTGGTGGTCTTCTACGTGGCCGGGCAGGACATCCCGTTCATGAACGACCTGGGCAACTGGAACCTGCTGATCGGCATGGGCCTGATCGCGGTCGGCTTCGTCGTCTCCACCCAGTGGATCTGA
- a CDS encoding PLP-dependent aminotransferase family protein, which produces MRTTLPLTVDRAAGLALHLQLAEQVRAAVRDGRLQAGHRLPSTRDLARELGVSRAVAQAAYDQLHAEGWIVGRTGSGTYIADVVPLTPPVRQRRSRTADSSSNSPTAAASTSSSWPGRTSKGLLTLRPGIPFIGTQADAGWRRAWREVSAQTPPQGYDDPAGLPELRSALAEHVGRVRGIACGPENLVITNGTVHGFRLLLSTTLRPGDRLAVEDPGYPNAVKAAEAHHLKVVDVPVDADGLCVDTLGGLEEPDGIAAVYVTPSHQYPLGGRLPVARRNELVRWARRTGATLIEDDYDSEFRYDVAPLPALAQLDLDRVVHLGTLSKMISPSLRLGWLVASAPVVDRIACHREEASDWPGWPMQAALLAMLRDGYLDQVVRRNRRLYAERRNHTCAQLAPYGRVVGQDAGLHITLLLPDHVDDKALAAKARAAGVAIAPLADYRRTVTGSPGLVIGYATPTDEDLHKALRILVDLLERESKSTMA; this is translated from the coding sequence TTGCGGACCACGCTGCCGCTGACGGTGGACCGCGCCGCCGGTCTCGCGCTGCACCTGCAACTCGCCGAGCAGGTCCGGGCCGCGGTCCGCGACGGCCGTCTCCAGGCCGGCCACCGGCTGCCGTCCACCCGCGACCTCGCGCGCGAGCTCGGAGTCTCCCGCGCCGTTGCGCAGGCGGCGTACGACCAGCTGCACGCGGAGGGCTGGATCGTCGGCCGGACCGGCTCCGGCACGTACATCGCCGACGTCGTCCCGCTCACACCGCCGGTCCGGCAACGCCGTAGCCGCACCGCCGATTCGTCAAGCAACTCCCCGACCGCCGCAGCTTCGACCAGCTCGTCATGGCCCGGCCGCACATCGAAGGGGTTGCTCACCCTGCGCCCTGGCATTCCGTTCATCGGGACCCAGGCGGATGCCGGCTGGCGCCGCGCGTGGCGGGAGGTGTCGGCGCAGACTCCGCCACAGGGGTACGACGATCCGGCCGGACTGCCCGAGCTCCGGAGCGCGCTCGCGGAGCATGTCGGCCGCGTGCGCGGCATCGCCTGCGGACCGGAGAACCTGGTGATCACCAACGGCACCGTGCACGGCTTCCGCCTGCTGCTGTCCACCACCCTGCGGCCGGGCGACCGGCTCGCCGTCGAGGACCCTGGCTATCCCAACGCGGTGAAGGCCGCCGAGGCCCACCACCTGAAGGTCGTCGATGTGCCGGTTGACGCCGACGGACTGTGCGTCGACACCCTCGGCGGGCTCGAGGAACCGGACGGCATCGCGGCGGTCTACGTGACGCCCTCGCACCAGTACCCGCTCGGCGGGCGCCTGCCCGTTGCCCGACGCAACGAATTGGTGCGCTGGGCGCGCCGGACCGGCGCGACGTTGATCGAGGACGACTACGACAGCGAGTTCCGGTACGACGTGGCGCCGCTGCCCGCGCTGGCCCAGCTCGACCTGGACCGGGTGGTCCACCTCGGCACGCTCTCCAAGATGATCAGCCCGTCGCTGCGGCTGGGCTGGCTCGTCGCATCCGCACCCGTGGTGGACCGGATCGCCTGCCACCGCGAGGAAGCCAGCGACTGGCCCGGCTGGCCGATGCAGGCGGCCCTGCTGGCCATGCTGCGGGACGGCTACCTGGATCAGGTCGTCCGCCGCAACCGCCGCCTGTACGCCGAACGGCGGAACCACACCTGCGCCCAGCTCGCGCCGTACGGTCGCGTGGTCGGCCAGGACGCCGGGCTGCACATCACCCTGCTGCTGCCCGACCACGTCGACGACAAAGCGCTGGCCGCCAAGGCCCGCGCCGCCGGCGTGGCGATCGCCCCTCTCGCCGACTACCGCCGCACCGTCACCGGCAGCCCCGGCCTGGTCATCGGCTACGCCACTCCTACCGACGAGGACCTGCACAAAGCCCTGCGAATCCTCGTCGACCTGCTGGAGCGGGAGTCGAAGAGCACTATGGCTTGA